The Arachis hypogaea cultivar Tifrunner chromosome 16, arahy.Tifrunner.gnm2.J5K5, whole genome shotgun sequence genome contains a region encoding:
- the LOC112755169 gene encoding pectate lyase, whose translation MGHFSCFVVLALSFLTPSSAVHQDSNLVVQDIDRGMNGSRRNLGYFSCGTGNPIDDCWRCDPNWENNRQKLADCAIGFGKDATGGRNGQIYVVTDSGDDDPVNPKPGTLRHAVIQDEPLWIIFKRDMVINLKQELVMNSFKTIDGRGASVHIANGGCITIHHVSNIIIHGIHIHDCVPTGHGYIRDSPSHYGWWTVSDGDGVSIFGSKHVWVDHCSLSNCHDGLIDAIHGSTAITISNNYMTHHNKVMLLGHSDDYTQDKDMQVTIAYNHFGEGLVQRMPRCRHGYFHVVNNAYTHWEMYAIGGSANPTIISQGNRFLAPDNRFSKEVTKHEIAAQKEWKNWNWRSEGDMFLNGAFFRESGEGALYTYARALSLSARPSSLVESMTTTAGALNCKKGNRC comes from the exons ATGGGTCACTTTTCATGCTTCGTTGTTCTAGCTCTCTCATTTCTCACTCCCTCCTCGGCAGTTCATCAAGACTCTAATCTGGTTGTACAAGATATAGACAG AGGCATGAATGGGTCAAGAAGAAACTTGGGTTACTTTTCATGTGGAACTGGTAATCCCATTGACGACTGCTGGCGTTGTGACCCAAACTGGGAAAATAACCGTCAAAAACTCGCAGATTGCGCCATCGGGTTCGGCAAGGACGCAACCGGAGGAAGAAACGGCCAAATCTATGTAGTAACGGACTCTGGAGATGATGATCCTGTGAACCCAAAACCAGGAACACTAAGACACGCAGTTATTCAAGACGAGCCACTATGGATCATTTTCAAGAGAGACATGGTGATTAATCTGAAACAAGAGCTTGTTATGAATTCCTTCAAGACTATTGACGGAAGAGGTGCTAGTGTTCACATTGCCAATGGTGGATGCATCACCATACATCATGTGAGTAACATCATCATTCATGGTATTCACATCCATGATTGTGTGCCAACTGGGCATGGGTACATAAGAGACTCTCCAAGCCATTATGGGTGGTGGACGGTGTCGGACGGAGACGGAGTTTCCATCTTTGGTTCGAAACATGTGTGGGTTGATCATTGCTCGCTGTCTAACTGCCATGATGGTCTCATTGATGCCATCCATGGATCGACGGCTATTACCATATCCAACAATTACATGACGCATCATAACAAGGTGATGCTGCTGGGTCATAGTGACGACTACACTCAAGACAAGGACATGCAAGTCACAATAGCCTATAATCATTTTGGAGAAGGCCTCGTTCAAAGGATGCCAAG GTGCAGACATGGGTATTTTCACGTGGTTAATAATGCCTATACTCACTGGGAAATGTACGCTATTGGCGGGAGTGCTAACCCAACCATTATAAGCCAAGGGAACAGGTTTCTGGCACCGGATAACAGGTTCAGCAAGGAGGTGACGAAGCACGAGATTGCGGCACAGAAGGAATGGAAGAACTGGAACTGGAGATCGGAGGGGGACATGTTCTTGAATGGAGCATTCTTCCGAGAATCTGGTGAAGGTGCTCTTTATACCTATGCTAGGGCATTGAGTCTCAGTGCAAGGCCATCTTCTTTGGTTGAATCAATGACCACCACTGCTGGTGCACTCAACTGTAAGAAGGGTAACCGCTGCTGA
- the LOC112755168 gene encoding uncharacterized protein, with protein sequence MAAMMQGVQKNTLYVGGLAEEVNESILHAAFIPFGDIKDVKTPLDQATQKHRSFGFVTFLEREDAAAAMDNMDGAELYGRVLTVNYALPEKIKGGEQGWAAQPIWADADTWFERQQQEEEMRRLEAENRAANQAAEDLRRKKAAEEREGEKEDEIDPMAKAEAEALQQNN encoded by the exons ATGGCAGCAATGATGCAAGGAGTGCAGAAGAACACTCTATATGTGGGTGGTTTAGCTGAGGAAGTTAACGAGTCCATACTTCATGCAGCCTTCATACCCTTCGGGGACATTAAGGATGTTAAGACCCCACTTGACCAGGCAACGCAGAAGCACAGGTCGTTTGGCTTTGTTACATTTCTTGAGAGGGAGGACGCTGCTGCCGCCATGGACAACATGGATGGCGCTGAACTCTACGGCCGTGTACTCACTGTTAACTATGCCCTCCCTGAGAAAATCAAGGGTGGTGAGCAGGGCTGGGCCGCTCAACCAA TTTGGGCTGATGCTGACACCTGGTTTGAGCggcaacaacaagaagaagagatgCGTCGTCTTGAGGCAGAGAATCGAGCTGCAAATCAGGCAGCAGAAGACCTGCGCAGGAAAAAAGCTGCCGAAGAGcgggaaggagaaaaagaagacgaAATTGATCCCATGGCAAAGGCCGAAGCAGAGGCTCTGCAACAGAATAACTAG